The following are encoded together in the Ornithorhynchus anatinus isolate Pmale09 unplaced genomic scaffold, mOrnAna1.pri.v4 scaffold_264_arrow_ctg1, whole genome shotgun sequence genome:
- the PIK3R5 gene encoding phosphoinositide 3-kinase regulatory subunit 5 isoform X6: MQPQPQPPPTTCTEDRIQHALERCLHGLSVEPLSSSWSAGLCLNRWSLQELVGRDPDHFLILLEQILQKTREVQEKCCYDLFIPLALLFYSTVLSTPHFPEDSDLLLQAASIYHGFLTWPMPYSSVCRELLTVIEAERRAPGVSFQRLVRSEQGLVVNKHRSSTLTVLLLNPVEVQEEFLCVARQLSAPACSPHGAHVTLLQHVYQAAFGAGCDLAALGAALQAKTETELADIFADTTEAQEAASGSGDPAEARQWLSRRLQAIGERAGFPRIAEKAPARKLRTIPMPVARCYTYSWNQDSFEILNELLLQEGELLHIGDTKAEAVESEAEALEAEAEETDSCFLERDSRLSPDSAVSQDLRDAQTRETPSAPWGPRDFDSGLSSRALASFVSGLSDHTDSGYVEDSDESSPDRLGGLGAPGRFGDPGSSLRPARRLHRFCKLFKRPSPGLPLRRAGSLCSPLPPPARAQRSLSLPQHVLRAQLPARHRPAVPGYRRRPFLSSDEDPKGSTLRVVVFGSDRISGKVARAYSELRRQESSRPTLTRYFKLQFFHIPVKRSPLPGLPTPTCTDSCRLHGSGELTPPRPALEESTNNISHLLGALDPWYGCNVLDLLHLPVDVLCQQPRPPEVPERAPGGAPGRAAGRLPILADVLLYYCRFATRPVLLQLYQTELTFLGGETMTEIFLQSLELGHSAATRAIKASDCGQRAQPLDPPGEDLHLGQSEQGLSEPGGAGLHHRLSDADPDRSGEATKF, encoded by the exons ATGCAGCCGCAGCCCCAGCCACCGCCAACTACCTGCACCGAGGACAGGATCCAACACGCCCTGGAGCGGTGTCTGCATGGGCTGAGTGTTGAgccactctcttcttcctggtCAG CCGGGCTCTGCCTGAACCGCTGGAGCCTGCAGGAGCTGGTGGGAAGGGATCCAGACCACTTCCTCATCCTTCTCGAGCAAATCTTGCAGAAAACACGAGAG gtgcaggaGAAATGCTGCTATGACCTCTTCATTCCCCTGGCCTTGCTCTTCTACTCCACGGTGCTGAGT ACCCCACACTTCCCCGAGGACTCAGACCTCCTCCTGCAGGCAGCCAGCATCTACCATGGTTTCCTCacctggcccatgccctactCAAGCGTCTGCCGGGAGCTGCTGACTGTCATCGAGGCTGAGCGCCGGGCACCAG GAGTCTCCTTCCAGCGGCTGGTGCGTTCCGAGCAGGGCCTGGTCGTCAACAAGCACCGGAGTTCCACCCT CACGGTCTTGCTGCTGAACCCCGTGGAGGTGCAGGAGGAGTTCCTGTGTGTGGCTCGGCAACTGAGCGCCCCTGCCTGCTCGCCCCACGGCGCCCACGTCACGCTGCTCCAGCACGTCTACCAGGCTGCGTTCGGCGCCGGCTGCGACCTGGCCGCGCTGGGGGCCGCGCTGCAG GCCAAGACTGAGACCGAGCTGGCCGATATCTTCGCCGACACCACCGAGGCTCAGGAGGCGGCGTCCGGCTCCGGGGACCCCGCCGAAGCCAGGCAGTGGCTGAGCCGGAGGCTGCAGGCCATAGGGGAGAGAGCCGGCTTCCCACGGATTGCAG AGAAGGCCCCAGCTCGGAAATTGCGGACCATCCCCATGCCTGTAGCCAGATGTTACACTTACAGCTGGAATCAGGACAGCTTCG AGATCCTGAATGAGCTCCTGCTCCAGGAGGGCGAGCTGCTTCATATCGGGGACACCAAGGCGGAGGCCGTGGAGTCCGAGGCGGAGGCCTTGGAGGCAGaggcggaggagacggacagttGCTTCCTGGAACGGGACTCCCGACTCTCCCCCGACAGCGCCGTGTCCCAGGACCTGCGGGACGCGCAAACCCGGGAGACCCCCTCGGCCCCCTGGGGCCCCCGGGATTTCGACTCGGGGCTCTCCAGCAGGGCCCTAGCATCCTTCGTCTCCGGCCTCTCGGACCACACGGACAGCGGCTACGTGGAGGACAGTGATGAGAGTTCCCCGGACCGGTTAGGCGGGCTGGGGGCCCCGGGTAGGTTTGGGGACCCCGGAAGCTCCCTGCGACCCGCCCGGAGGCTCCACAGATTCTGCAAACTCTTCAAGCGTCCGAGCCCGGGGCTGCCTTTGCGCCGGGCGGGCAGCCTTTGCAGCCCCttaccgcccccggcccgggcccagcGCTCCCTCTCGCTGCCTCAGCACGTCCTCCGGGCCCAGCTCCCGGCCCGGCATCGGCCCGCCGTCCCGGGCTACCGGCGCCGCCCCTTCCTCAGCAGCGACGAGGACCCCAAGGGTTCGACGCTTCGGGTCGTGGTGTTCGGCTCCGACCGCATCTCGGGGAAGGTGGCCCGAGCCTACAGCGAGCTCCG gCGCCAGGAAAGCAGCCGCCCCACCCTGACCCGGTACTTCAAGCTGCAGTTCTTCCACATCCCAGTCAAGCGGAGCCCCCTGcctggcctccccacccccacctgcacAGACTCCTGCAGGCTCCACGGCTCCGGG GAGCtgaccccgccccggcccgctctGGAGGAGAGCACCAACAACATCTCCCACCTTCTGGGTGCGCTGGACCCTTGGTATGGGTGCAACGTGCTGGACCTCCTGCACCTGCCGGTAGACGtcctgtgccag CAGCCACGGCCGCCGGAGGTCCCCGAGCGAGCTCCGGgcggggctccgggccgggcTGCGGGGCGGCTGCCCATCCTGGCCGACGTGCTGCTCTACTACTGCCGCTTCGCCACGCGGCCCGTGCTGCTGCAGCTCTACCAGACCGAG TTGACTTTCCTCGGAGGCGAGACGATGACGGAGATTTTTCTCCAGTCGCTGGAGCTGGGTCATTCTGCCGCCACCAGAGCCATCAAAGCTTCCG ACTGCGGTCAGCGGGCGCAGCCGCTGGACCCACCTGGAGAAGATTTGCACCTCGGTCAATCTGAACAAGGCCTGTCGGAACCAGGAGGAGCTgg GCTGCACCACCGACTCTCTGACGCTGACCCTGACAGAAGTGGTGAAGCGACAAAATTCTAA
- the PIK3R5 gene encoding phosphoinositide 3-kinase regulatory subunit 5 isoform X4, with amino-acid sequence MQPQPQPPPTTCTEDRIQHALERCLHGLSVEPLSSSWSAGLCLNRWSLQELVGRDPDHFLILLEQILQKTREVQEKCCYDLFIPLALLFYSTVLSTPHFPEDSDLLLQAASIYHGFLTWPMPYSSVCRELLTVIEAERRAPGVSFQRLVRSEQGLVVNKHRSSTLTVLLLNPVEVQEEFLCVARQLSAPACSPHGAHVTLLQHVYQAAFGAGCDLAALGAALQAKTETELADIFADTTEAQEAASGSGDPAEARQWLSRRLQAIGERAGFPRIAEKAPARKLRTIPMPVARCYTYSWNQDSFEILNELLLQEGELLHIGDTKAEAVESEAEALEAEAEETDSCFLERDSRLSPDSAVSQDLRDAQTRETPSAPWGPRDFDSGLSSRALASFVSGLSDHTDSGYVEDSDESSPDRLGGLGAPGRFGDPGSSLRPARRLHRFCKLFKRPSPGLPLRRAGSLCSPLPPPARAQRSLSLPQHVLRAQLPARHRPAVPGYRRRPFLSSDEDPKGSTLRVVVFGSDRISGKVARAYSELRRQESSRPTLTRYFKLQFFHIPVKRSPLPGLPTPTCTDSCRLHGSGELTPPRPALEESTNNISHLLGALDPWYGCNVLDLLHLPVDVLCQQPRPPEVPERAPGGAPGRAAGRLPILADVLLYYCRFATRPVLLQLYQTELTFLGGETMTEIFLQSLELGHSAATRAIKASGPGSKRLGIDGDSEAVPLTLKVAYSTTAVSGRSRWTHLEKICTSVNLNKACRNQEELGCTTDSLTLTLTEVVKRQNSKCKKNCNQLSTMQVTVDKVQVIGSSNCPFAVCLDQDEQKILQSVIRCEVSACYRPESRRPLPSARNPSGAQDSPDFSSLLYLPIMTFSGAPP; translated from the exons ATGCAGCCGCAGCCCCAGCCACCGCCAACTACCTGCACCGAGGACAGGATCCAACACGCCCTGGAGCGGTGTCTGCATGGGCTGAGTGTTGAgccactctcttcttcctggtCAG CCGGGCTCTGCCTGAACCGCTGGAGCCTGCAGGAGCTGGTGGGAAGGGATCCAGACCACTTCCTCATCCTTCTCGAGCAAATCTTGCAGAAAACACGAGAG gtgcaggaGAAATGCTGCTATGACCTCTTCATTCCCCTGGCCTTGCTCTTCTACTCCACGGTGCTGAGT ACCCCACACTTCCCCGAGGACTCAGACCTCCTCCTGCAGGCAGCCAGCATCTACCATGGTTTCCTCacctggcccatgccctactCAAGCGTCTGCCGGGAGCTGCTGACTGTCATCGAGGCTGAGCGCCGGGCACCAG GAGTCTCCTTCCAGCGGCTGGTGCGTTCCGAGCAGGGCCTGGTCGTCAACAAGCACCGGAGTTCCACCCT CACGGTCTTGCTGCTGAACCCCGTGGAGGTGCAGGAGGAGTTCCTGTGTGTGGCTCGGCAACTGAGCGCCCCTGCCTGCTCGCCCCACGGCGCCCACGTCACGCTGCTCCAGCACGTCTACCAGGCTGCGTTCGGCGCCGGCTGCGACCTGGCCGCGCTGGGGGCCGCGCTGCAG GCCAAGACTGAGACCGAGCTGGCCGATATCTTCGCCGACACCACCGAGGCTCAGGAGGCGGCGTCCGGCTCCGGGGACCCCGCCGAAGCCAGGCAGTGGCTGAGCCGGAGGCTGCAGGCCATAGGGGAGAGAGCCGGCTTCCCACGGATTGCAG AGAAGGCCCCAGCTCGGAAATTGCGGACCATCCCCATGCCTGTAGCCAGATGTTACACTTACAGCTGGAATCAGGACAGCTTCG AGATCCTGAATGAGCTCCTGCTCCAGGAGGGCGAGCTGCTTCATATCGGGGACACCAAGGCGGAGGCCGTGGAGTCCGAGGCGGAGGCCTTGGAGGCAGaggcggaggagacggacagttGCTTCCTGGAACGGGACTCCCGACTCTCCCCCGACAGCGCCGTGTCCCAGGACCTGCGGGACGCGCAAACCCGGGAGACCCCCTCGGCCCCCTGGGGCCCCCGGGATTTCGACTCGGGGCTCTCCAGCAGGGCCCTAGCATCCTTCGTCTCCGGCCTCTCGGACCACACGGACAGCGGCTACGTGGAGGACAGTGATGAGAGTTCCCCGGACCGGTTAGGCGGGCTGGGGGCCCCGGGTAGGTTTGGGGACCCCGGAAGCTCCCTGCGACCCGCCCGGAGGCTCCACAGATTCTGCAAACTCTTCAAGCGTCCGAGCCCGGGGCTGCCTTTGCGCCGGGCGGGCAGCCTTTGCAGCCCCttaccgcccccggcccgggcccagcGCTCCCTCTCGCTGCCTCAGCACGTCCTCCGGGCCCAGCTCCCGGCCCGGCATCGGCCCGCCGTCCCGGGCTACCGGCGCCGCCCCTTCCTCAGCAGCGACGAGGACCCCAAGGGTTCGACGCTTCGGGTCGTGGTGTTCGGCTCCGACCGCATCTCGGGGAAGGTGGCCCGAGCCTACAGCGAGCTCCG gCGCCAGGAAAGCAGCCGCCCCACCCTGACCCGGTACTTCAAGCTGCAGTTCTTCCACATCCCAGTCAAGCGGAGCCCCCTGcctggcctccccacccccacctgcacAGACTCCTGCAGGCTCCACGGCTCCGGG GAGCtgaccccgccccggcccgctctGGAGGAGAGCACCAACAACATCTCCCACCTTCTGGGTGCGCTGGACCCTTGGTATGGGTGCAACGTGCTGGACCTCCTGCACCTGCCGGTAGACGtcctgtgccag CAGCCACGGCCGCCGGAGGTCCCCGAGCGAGCTCCGGgcggggctccgggccgggcTGCGGGGCGGCTGCCCATCCTGGCCGACGTGCTGCTCTACTACTGCCGCTTCGCCACGCGGCCCGTGCTGCTGCAGCTCTACCAGACCGAG TTGACTTTCCTCGGAGGCGAGACGATGACGGAGATTTTTCTCCAGTCGCTGGAGCTGGGTCATTCTGCCGCCACCAGAGCCATCAAAGCTTCCG GTCCGGGGAGTAAGAGGCTGGGCATCGACGGGGACAGCGAGGCCGTCCCGCTAACACTAAAGGTCGCCTACAGCACG ACTGCGGTCAGCGGGCGCAGCCGCTGGACCCACCTGGAGAAGATTTGCACCTCGGTCAATCTGAACAAGGCCTGTCGGAACCAGGAGGAGCTgg GCTGCACCACCGACTCTCTGACGCTGACCCTGACAGAAGTGGTGAAGCGACAAAATTCTAAATGCAAGAAGAATTGCAACCAG